GCGTCTTCGGCTGACCGTCGGCCACGATGATGGTCTTCCAGGTCGAGCGGGCGTTCAGCTCGCGGGTGACCCGGTCCTCCCAGACCGTCTCGGCGGTGAGCTCGATCTCGTAGTTGCCGGGCAGGTCGGGGGTGAAGTTCACGACCTTGTCGGCCAGGTAGTGGTACTCGAAGGGCGTCGAGAGGGTCACGGTCCCCTTCGGGTTCTCGACCACCGCGCGGGAGCCCTGGGGCGCGCTGGTCACGGTCCAGGTGTAGCGCACGGCCTCGTTGGTGCGGTTGGTGAAGA
The DNA window shown above is from Deltaproteobacteria bacterium and carries:
- a CDS encoding thrombospondin, which encodes FTNRTNEAVRYTWTVTSAPQGSRAVVENPKGTVTLSTPFEYHYLADKVVNFTPDLPGNYEIELTAETVWEDRVTRELNARSTWKTIIVADGQPKTLGCSSAAGEKTSLMGLTLLALGALLLRRRR